Proteins found in one Oscillatoria salina IIICB1 genomic segment:
- a CDS encoding zf-TFIIB domain-containing protein → MQCPKCRKVALVDGTLSTNLAAKQCPQCQGSWLSGDEYETWQAKQHQPVVPPDFFSKNLDVNFTQSPLDAKAALCPECGRYLARAKVSIRNPFYVERCPQCQGIWCDRGEWDILTKLGIHTTLDRLFSTEWQFQLQKQQSAEKERQTTVEKLGPELAQKVFELGEILQDHPHGDFALAYLMRQVAQSHKQ, encoded by the coding sequence GTGCAATGTCCGAAATGTAGGAAAGTAGCGCTAGTTGATGGTACTCTTTCAACCAATTTAGCCGCCAAACAATGTCCCCAATGTCAAGGAAGTTGGCTTTCCGGGGACGAATACGAAACTTGGCAAGCAAAACAACACCAACCAGTGGTTCCCCCCGATTTTTTCTCGAAAAACCTTGATGTCAACTTTACTCAATCTCCTCTGGATGCGAAAGCAGCCCTTTGTCCTGAATGCGGTCGCTATTTAGCCCGCGCTAAAGTCAGTATTAGAAATCCTTTTTACGTGGAACGCTGTCCTCAGTGTCAAGGGATTTGGTGCGATCGCGGTGAGTGGGATATCTTAACCAAATTGGGAATACATACGACGCTCGATCGCCTTTTTTCCACCGAATGGCAGTTTCAACTGCAAAAGCAACAGTCTGCGGAAAAGGAACGTCAAACTACGGTGGAAAAACTTGGACCTGAATTAGCCCAAAAGGTCTTTGAATTAGGGGAAATTTTACAGGATCATCCTCACGGAGATTTTGCCCTAGCTTATTTAATGCGACAAGTAGCCCAAAGCCATAAACAGTGA
- a CDS encoding RelA/SpoT family protein — translation MNTTTLTTTNTTDFEPPKWLKECLLSQNISGDREADDDRSLICRAFEFAYQLHQGQYRKSGEPYIAHPVAVAGLLRDLGGDRAMIAAGFLHDVVEDTDVTVEEIEELFGSQVRQLVEGVTKLSKFNFSSKTERQAENFRRMFIAMAKDIRVIVVKLADRLHNMRTLEHLKPEKQQRIALETREIFAPLANRLGIGRFKWELEDLAFKYLEPDAYQEIQELVAERRSDREARLEKAIENLRSRLGEIGIHVWEVNGRPKHLYSIYQKMQRQQKEFGEIFDIAAVRIILETKDECYRTLAVVHDSFRPIPGRFKDYIALPKPNRYQSLHTTVVGLNGRPLEVQIRTLEMHQIAEYGIAAHWKYKETGGSSNTQLNTADEKFTWLRQLLEWQNDLKDAQEYIESLKDNLFEDDVYVFTPQGDVIALAKGSTPVDFAYRIHTEVGNHMKGARVNGRWSVLETELHNGDIVEIITSKNSHPSLDWLNFAVTPSARNKIRQWYKRSHRDENLARGRDLLEKELGKNGTLSVLKSEAMQAVAERCNYQNVDDLLAALGYGEVTLNSVVNKLRDEVKAQQPIEESESDKQETKILTTDSGKNDVYTASCSKVRKSDSPIAGVEGLLHYIAGCCRPVPGEPIIGIVTRGAKGISIHRQGCSNVEDIPGDRLIPVSWNREGNNGRCQTYPVNISIEVLDRVGVFKDILARLSDQKINIRNAGVKTSEGKPALISLEIDIRDCEQLERSLNQIRKMSDVLNLRRVSGVDCE, via the coding sequence ATGAACACAACTACACTTACTACAACTAATACTACTGATTTTGAGCCTCCGAAGTGGCTGAAAGAATGTTTGTTATCCCAGAATATTTCTGGAGATCGAGAGGCTGATGACGATCGTAGTCTGATTTGTCGTGCCTTTGAATTTGCTTATCAACTTCACCAAGGACAGTATCGCAAATCGGGAGAACCTTATATTGCTCATCCAGTAGCGGTAGCAGGTTTGTTACGGGATCTGGGTGGCGATCGCGCGATGATCGCGGCTGGGTTTCTTCATGATGTGGTGGAAGATACTGATGTCACGGTGGAGGAAATTGAGGAACTTTTTGGTTCTCAGGTACGCCAGCTAGTCGAAGGTGTGACTAAGCTTTCTAAGTTTAATTTTTCTAGTAAAACTGAACGTCAAGCTGAAAATTTCCGCCGTATGTTTATCGCGATGGCGAAGGATATTCGCGTCATTGTCGTTAAGCTAGCAGATCGGCTGCACAATATGCGAACTCTGGAACACCTGAAGCCGGAAAAACAGCAGCGTATTGCTTTGGAAACTAGAGAAATCTTTGCTCCTTTGGCAAATCGACTGGGGATCGGGCGTTTTAAGTGGGAATTAGAGGATTTAGCTTTTAAGTATCTCGAACCCGATGCTTATCAAGAAATCCAAGAATTGGTCGCTGAAAGAAGATCCGATCGCGAAGCGAGATTAGAAAAGGCGATCGAAAATTTGCGTTCTCGTTTAGGAGAAATTGGGATTCATGTTTGGGAAGTCAACGGTAGACCAAAACACCTCTACAGCATTTATCAGAAGATGCAACGCCAACAAAAGGAGTTTGGTGAAATTTTTGATATTGCTGCTGTACGCATCATCTTAGAGACGAAGGACGAATGTTACCGCACTTTAGCTGTGGTACACGACAGTTTTCGCCCGATTCCCGGTCGTTTTAAAGATTATATTGCTTTACCAAAACCAAATCGTTACCAGTCGCTACATACGACTGTGGTGGGTTTAAATGGTCGTCCTTTAGAGGTACAAATACGCACCCTGGAAATGCACCAAATAGCTGAATACGGGATCGCTGCTCACTGGAAGTATAAAGAAACAGGTGGTTCCTCGAATACCCAATTAAATACTGCTGATGAAAAATTTACTTGGTTGCGGCAACTCCTCGAATGGCAAAATGACCTTAAAGATGCTCAGGAATATATCGAAAGCCTCAAGGATAATTTATTTGAGGACGATGTCTATGTTTTTACCCCTCAAGGGGATGTGATTGCTTTGGCTAAAGGGTCAACTCCGGTGGATTTTGCTTATCGGATTCATACGGAAGTGGGAAATCACATGAAAGGGGCGAGAGTTAATGGGCGTTGGTCGGTATTGGAGACAGAATTACACAACGGTGATATTGTCGAAATTATCACTAGTAAAAACTCTCATCCGAGTTTAGATTGGCTTAATTTTGCTGTTACTCCTAGTGCAAGAAATAAAATTCGTCAGTGGTATAAGCGATCGCATCGAGATGAAAATCTTGCTCGCGGTCGGGATCTCTTAGAAAAGGAATTAGGCAAAAATGGCACGCTGTCTGTACTGAAGTCCGAGGCGATGCAAGCGGTAGCAGAACGTTGTAATTATCAAAATGTGGACGATCTCCTGGCTGCCCTCGGTTATGGTGAAGTAACTTTAAACTCGGTGGTGAATAAGCTGCGCGATGAAGTGAAAGCCCAACAACCGATTGAGGAAAGCGAGTCAGATAAACAAGAAACTAAAATTCTCACTACCGATAGCGGGAAAAATGACGTTTACACGGCTAGTTGTAGCAAAGTACGCAAATCTGACTCTCCTATTGCTGGAGTAGAAGGTTTACTGCATTATATTGCCGGCTGTTGTCGTCCTGTTCCCGGCGAACCGATTATCGGGATCGTCACTCGTGGGGCTAAAGGAATTTCGATTCATCGTCAAGGTTGTAGTAACGTTGAAGATATACCTGGCGATCGCTTGATTCCGGTAAGCTGGAACCGTGAAGGCAATAACGGACGCTGCCAAACTTATCCGGTTAATATCTCGATTGAAGTTCTCGATCGCGTTGGGGTCTTTAAAGATATTTTGGCTCGTTTGAGCGACCAAAAAATTAATATTCGCAATGCAGGTGTGAAAACTAGTGAAGGTAAACCTGCTTTGATTTCCCTCGAAATTGATATTCGCGATTGCGAACAACTCGAACGCAGTCTCAACCAAATTCGCAAAATGAGCGATGTGTTGAATCTACGCCGCGTTAGTGGGGTAGATTGTGAGTAA
- a CDS encoding DUF4114 domain-containing protein — translation MISLKKVLSYTSSAAVLALGTTVAISGSASAASLAEYGSYSLDGESKKLENLQIADYDNPAFTEVVGDLNNQSAFEGFISTGSLTVDLLDNVAVNWNKNKFGIYELGNADNKLELFDSASHGWWDAPLTFSNLPFENFGFYIWSAGNEYEQADYFYSESALNPGGKDQFATYQDGDDWIFAIEDIEVLGNDWWNDADYNDMIVRVSGIAPGTPTETVPEPATLLGLSLVGGSFLLSRRRKSTQKS, via the coding sequence ATGATTTCCCTCAAAAAAGTCCTTAGTTACACAAGCAGTGCTGCGGTGTTAGCTTTAGGAACAACAGTAGCCATTAGCGGTAGTGCTTCTGCTGCTTCTCTAGCTGAATACGGCAGCTACAGCCTCGACGGAGAAAGCAAAAAGCTAGAAAATTTACAAATTGCCGATTACGATAATCCAGCATTCACAGAAGTAGTTGGCGATCTGAACAACCAATCAGCATTTGAAGGATTTATTAGCACTGGTTCCCTTACCGTTGACCTCTTAGACAACGTTGCCGTTAACTGGAACAAAAACAAGTTCGGTATTTATGAATTAGGGAACGCAGACAACAAACTTGAACTCTTTGATTCAGCATCCCACGGCTGGTGGGATGCTCCGCTCACCTTTAGCAACTTACCCTTTGAAAACTTCGGTTTCTACATTTGGTCAGCAGGTAACGAATACGAACAAGCAGATTATTTCTACAGCGAATCTGCTCTCAACCCAGGTGGAAAAGATCAGTTTGCTACCTACCAAGACGGAGATGACTGGATTTTCGCGATCGAAGATATCGAGGTACTCGGTAATGACTGGTGGAATGATGCAGACTACAACGACATGATTGTCCGAGTATCTGGTATAGCTCCAGGAACTCCCACCGAAACCGTTCCCGAACCGGCTACCCTGTTAGGATTAAGCTTAGTTGGCGGTTCATTTCTGCTCTCTCGCCGTCGTAAAAGCACTCAAAAAAGCTAA
- a CDS encoding dipeptide ABC transporter ATP-binding protein: MNDPLLRVENLRVAYPNNKRNAQQQSWAVDDVSFTLNPGEKLGLVGESGCGKSTLGRAAMRLLDPQGKIEGRVTFQGESVFDLSPTQLRKFRGEAVALVFQDPMTRLDPLMTIGKHCIETLRAHQPKLSRDRAKEKALSTLAAVKIPASRWGQYPHEFSGGMRQRVAIALALLLDPKLIVADEPTTSLDVTVAAEILQELTRLCHSRSLALLLISHDLAMVGEFCDRLAVMYNGKIVETGPINSLLKAPQHEYTRSLLEAALHIQTVDRVEDAEAKIPVTNSENPELAKNLPTSDRQDSNPILRIKNLKQYYTLETSLLQQLFSRQTNFIKAVDDVSFELYPGEIFGLVGESGCGKSTLSRTILQLVRPTSGSVEFLGTDLTKLSTSQMRQMRREIQMIFQDPHACLNPLMTVGDSIVDPLYIHNLTTPAEAKIKVGQMLERVGLTPVEDYTNRYPADLSGGQQQRVAIARALITQPKLIICDEPVSMLDASVQTQVLDLMKSLKEEFKLTYLFITHDLWVARFFCDRIAVMNSGKIVEIGETNQIFTSPQNPYTQKLLQAAPLLASGQL, translated from the coding sequence ATGAACGATCCTCTTTTGCGTGTAGAAAACTTACGAGTTGCTTATCCTAATAACAAGCGTAATGCTCAACAACAGTCTTGGGCTGTTGATGATGTTTCTTTTACTCTCAATCCAGGGGAAAAGCTGGGATTGGTGGGAGAATCGGGCTGTGGAAAGTCAACTTTGGGACGAGCGGCGATGCGTTTGCTAGATCCCCAAGGGAAAATTGAGGGACGAGTTACGTTTCAGGGTGAGTCAGTTTTTGATTTAAGTCCAACTCAGTTACGGAAGTTTCGCGGTGAAGCGGTGGCGTTGGTGTTTCAAGATCCGATGACTCGTCTCGATCCCTTAATGACCATTGGCAAACATTGTATCGAGACTTTGAGGGCGCATCAACCAAAGTTATCGCGAGATCGAGCGAAGGAAAAGGCGCTGTCTACTTTGGCGGCGGTGAAAATTCCTGCTAGTCGTTGGGGTCAATATCCGCACGAGTTTAGCGGAGGAATGCGTCAGCGTGTGGCGATCGCTTTAGCTTTACTTCTCGATCCCAAGTTGATTGTTGCTGACGAACCAACTACTAGTCTTGATGTTACAGTGGCTGCGGAGATTTTACAAGAACTCACGCGCTTGTGTCACTCTCGCTCTTTGGCACTGTTGTTAATTTCTCATGATTTGGCAATGGTGGGAGAGTTTTGCGATCGCCTTGCAGTTATGTACAATGGCAAAATTGTCGAAACTGGACCTATAAATTCCCTCCTGAAAGCACCTCAACATGAATATACTCGCTCTTTACTTGAAGCTGCTTTACATATTCAAACTGTCGATCGAGTTGAGGATGCAGAAGCAAAAATTCCAGTTACTAACAGCGAAAATCCCGAACTCGCTAAAAACTTACCCACTAGCGATCGCCAAGATTCAAATCCTATTTTAAGAATTAAAAATCTCAAACAGTATTACACTTTAGAAACCAGTTTACTTCAGCAATTATTTTCACGACAAACTAATTTTATTAAAGCTGTTGACGACGTTAGTTTTGAACTTTATCCTGGGGAAATTTTCGGTTTAGTAGGTGAATCGGGTTGCGGCAAAAGTACCCTTTCCCGGACAATTTTACAGTTAGTTCGCCCTACGTCTGGAAGTGTGGAATTTTTAGGAACAGATTTAACCAAACTTTCAACCTCCCAAATGCGGCAAATGCGTCGCGAGATCCAAATGATTTTTCAAGATCCCCACGCTTGTCTTAACCCTTTAATGACAGTTGGCGATAGTATTGTCGATCCCTTGTATATTCATAACTTAACCACGCCAGCCGAAGCTAAAATCAAAGTAGGGCAAATGTTAGAGCGAGTAGGTTTAACCCCAGTAGAAGACTACACTAACCGCTACCCCGCCGACTTATCCGGAGGACAACAACAGCGCGTAGCGATCGCCCGTGCTTTAATTACTCAACCCAAATTAATTATCTGTGACGAACCCGTAAGTATGCTCGATGCTAGCGTCCAAACTCAAGTATTAGATTTAATGAAATCTCTCAAGGAAGAATTTAAGCTAACTTATTTGTTTATCACACATGACCTCTGGGTAGCAAGATTTTTCTGCGATCGCATCGCCGTTATGAATAGTGGTAAAATAGTAGAAATAGGAGAAACTAACCAAATTTTTACCTCTCCCCAAAATCCCTACACCCAAAAACTGTTACAAGCGGCTCCTTTACTGGCTTCTGGGCAACTCTAA
- the patD gene encoding heterocyst frequency control protein PatD, translating into MLPRSHTEQYEDFLKSIRNLQKILSQPQPDLVSLKAGFQQSQWVYGQQITTLTSENLDVDVASRWQSVQTEILRAWRLLQTEIVFLQASRSLSTSVARLAAAQERLQKLIDYCELMLSS; encoded by the coding sequence ATGTTGCCGCGATCGCATACCGAACAATACGAAGATTTTCTTAAATCAATCCGGAACTTACAAAAAATATTATCTCAACCCCAGCCAGATCTGGTCTCGCTAAAGGCAGGTTTTCAGCAATCCCAGTGGGTTTACGGACAACAGATTACAACTTTAACCAGTGAAAATCTCGATGTAGATGTTGCTTCCCGTTGGCAGTCAGTACAGACGGAAATCTTACGCGCATGGCGCTTATTACAAACAGAGATCGTATTTTTACAAGCATCACGATCTTTATCAACCTCTGTGGCTAGACTAGCAGCCGCTCAGGAGCGCTTACAAAAACTTATTGACTACTGCGAACTAATGCTGTCATCCTAG
- a CDS encoding SLBB domain-containing protein: MTSTTVGFGVECQAQITSAEINNQTRINPQLIAQQAAYTLGTGDRVRVDVFDVPEYSGEYLVLIDGSLNLPIIGSVNVRGLTLPQATQLITREYAPYVRRPIVTVSLLEPRPIKVAVAGEVNRPGSFKVNLEGSEFPTLTQAITLAGGTTGAADVSSIQIRRQAGSGEVVNLLALIRSGDLSQDPLLRDGDEIFVPTRNNIDPGELRQIEAANFVPQNQPREVAIVGEVSRPGTYTVGGEIPPTVTRAIQSAGGVTPMAEVSSIIVRRPTRQGGEQIIAIDLLQLLRQGDLTQDLILQQGDTILIPTASQIDPAENRQLADATFGIRAVEPVKVAIVGEVTRPGSYTISAGGGNSQGAGGGSTPPTLTEAIQTAGGITALADVRQVEVRRPTRQGTERVISINLWQLLQSGDLAQDVLLQDGDTIVIPTATAIDPAEAANLAEASFSPERIQVNIVGEVKNPGSVEVPPNTPLNQAILAAGGFDNTRARRGSVELIRLNPNGTVAKRNIPVDFSEGIDQENNPPLRPGDVVVVNRSTLTRVSDTLGTVLSPVGRFFSLFNFLRIFD; encoded by the coding sequence GTGACAAGCACGACTGTTGGTTTTGGGGTTGAATGTCAAGCTCAAATTACCTCAGCAGAAATTAATAACCAAACAAGAATTAATCCCCAGCTAATTGCTCAACAAGCAGCATATACTCTCGGAACAGGCGATCGCGTGCGCGTTGATGTCTTTGATGTTCCAGAATATAGTGGCGAATATTTAGTTTTAATTGACGGTAGTCTCAACTTACCAATCATTGGTAGCGTTAATGTTCGCGGACTAACACTCCCCCAAGCAACACAACTCATTACTAGAGAATACGCTCCTTATGTGAGGCGACCAATTGTTACCGTCAGTCTCCTTGAACCTCGTCCGATTAAAGTAGCCGTCGCTGGCGAAGTAAATCGTCCTGGTTCGTTTAAAGTAAATCTCGAAGGCTCGGAATTTCCGACTCTTACCCAAGCAATTACTCTTGCTGGAGGAACCACCGGAGCCGCCGATGTTAGCTCAATCCAAATCCGACGACAAGCAGGTTCCGGGGAAGTAGTAAATTTATTAGCATTAATTCGTAGTGGCGATCTTTCTCAAGATCCGCTTTTGCGCGATGGAGACGAAATTTTTGTCCCGACGAGAAATAATATTGACCCTGGTGAACTCCGCCAAATTGAAGCAGCGAACTTTGTCCCTCAAAATCAGCCGCGAGAAGTTGCCATTGTCGGAGAAGTGTCTCGTCCGGGAACCTACACTGTAGGAGGAGAAATACCACCTACTGTCACCAGAGCAATTCAAAGTGCTGGTGGAGTTACCCCGATGGCAGAAGTTAGCAGCATCATCGTTCGTCGTCCCACTAGACAAGGTGGAGAACAAATCATCGCCATAGATTTGCTGCAATTATTGCGACAAGGAGACTTGACCCAAGACCTAATCTTACAGCAGGGAGATACAATCTTGATTCCTACTGCCAGTCAAATTGACCCAGCCGAAAATCGTCAATTAGCAGACGCGACTTTTGGCATTCGGGCAGTAGAACCAGTTAAAGTAGCGATCGTTGGTGAAGTAACTCGTCCAGGTTCTTACACCATTAGCGCGGGCGGTGGTAATTCTCAAGGAGCGGGTGGTGGTAGTACGCCACCAACTTTAACTGAAGCAATTCAAACTGCTGGCGGGATTACCGCTTTAGCAGATGTGCGTCAAGTAGAAGTTCGGCGACCCACAAGACAAGGTACAGAAAGAGTTATTTCCATCAATCTCTGGCAACTTTTGCAAAGTGGTGACTTAGCCCAAGACGTACTTTTACAAGATGGAGATACAATCGTCATTCCTACGGCTACAGCGATCGATCCGGCTGAAGCCGCAAATTTGGCAGAGGCAAGTTTTTCTCCTGAGAGGATTCAGGTTAATATTGTTGGGGAAGTCAAAAACCCTGGTTCAGTCGAAGTACCCCCAAATACTCCTTTAAATCAAGCAATTTTAGCAGCCGGGGGATTTGATAATACTCGCGCTCGTAGAGGCTCCGTAGAATTGATTCGCCTCAATCCTAATGGCACAGTTGCGAAAAGAAATATACCAGTTGATTTCTCTGAAGGCATTGACCAGGAGAACAATCCACCTTTACGCCCTGGCGATGTGGTTGTGGTTAATCGTTCTACTTTGACTAGAGTCTCAGATACGTTAGGAACAGTTTTAAGTCCTGTAGGACGTTTCTTCTCGTTGTTTAACTTTTTACGCATCTTTGACTAA